A portion of the Homalodisca vitripennis isolate AUS2020 chromosome 2, UT_GWSS_2.1, whole genome shotgun sequence genome contains these proteins:
- the LOC124353652 gene encoding uncharacterized protein LOC124353652 yields MKNSNQLSRLKIGALVFLFTLLYAFTLCSVQNYGFIGAFYSLEDVLEVFNKEKYRENPSVIKLLRLYNALVEDVGNVSQYDNNNPFIAIEGNHKTRRFIVARQLARALKATNLRSPPEFMNFLKFDFKELEIRRAYYSLALYANALEARRLLHEKAVVTAGYWLDIAAFSLAKKYPLAFPENSSEMRWPEDLLAPDIVFYINSPPPETTLQYNMASTKPPNPLKPRLVDVYRTWTYPRVVELSGYIFSYNEMFTEMFRHINFIKQSKFKQYLKENRKTLKRSYTN; encoded by the exons atgaaaaattcaaaCCAATTGTCCCGACTGAAAATTGGtgctttagtttttttgtttacgCTTTTGTATGCTTTTACTCTCTGTTCAG TGCAAAACTATGGATTCATCGGAGCGTTCTACAGCCTGGAAGACGTCCTGGAGGTGTTCAATAAAGAAAAA TACAGGGAGAACCCTTCAGTGATCAAGTTGTTGAGACTGTACAACGCTCTGGTGGAGGATGTGGGGAACGTGTCACAGTACGACAACAACAACCCTTTCATAGCGATCGAGGGCAACCATAAAACAA GAAGGTTCATCGTGGCAAGGCAGCTGGCTCGAGCGTTGAAGGCGACCAATTTGAGGAGTCCTCCAGAGTTCATGAACTTCCTCAAGTTTGACTTCAAGGAGTTGGAGATACGAAGAGCCTACTACTCCCTGGCGTTGTACGCGAACGCTCTTGAGGCTCGCAGACTTCTTCACGAGAAGGCTGTGGTAACTGCCGG GTATTGGCTTGATATAGCTGCGTTTTCTCTGGCCAAAAAGTATCCGTTAGCTTTTCCAGAGAATTCTTCAGAGATGAGATGGCCTGAAGATTTGCTCGCTCCTGACATAGTATTTTACATTAACAGCCCCCCTCCGGAAACCACTCTTCAGTATAACATGGCTTCAACAAAACCACCGAACCCTTTAAAACCAAG GTTGGTGGACGTGTACAGAACCTGGACTTACCCTCGAGTTGTGGAACTAAGTGGGTACATCTTTTCCTACAATGAGATGTTTACGGAAATGTTCAGACACATCAATTTCATCAAGCAGTCCAAGTTTAAACAGTACTTGAAAGAAAACAGGAAAACATTGAAAAGATCATACACAAACTAG
- the LOC124353647 gene encoding uncharacterized protein LOC124353647: protein MTLYVVLPCVCLVSRVVSGNTENMVTNRTSHNEGPGDTQGSGQLELTSMRPQEVTRMVATREFEDGTQVLNETLGDFDQVLGSNETEFENITAFNNMLNDTWIDLITVLDLMTQRKYDNASAVHALTAAYRYTHQQQKRLKILSQSMKKPFIAVEGLDREKRNTLAKRLALHLQGYVVNNPPETFDAVYRNLPDNSTILSNGFYVLSTYIAALHVRYVTRKSPAIVPGFWLGRAAYMIAKNFPEEPPPYKSKFWTWPRDLLKPSVIFYLTDRFSLHQFADHQFVKRYLHIFNNWDDPKCIPITNTQSVETMMEEIHPYLRELLL from the exons ATGACTTTATATGTTGTGTTACCATGTGTTTGTCTAGTGTCCCGTGTTGTGAGTGGTAACACAGAAAACATGGTTACCAACAGGACGTCTCATAATGAGGGGCCAGGCGATACCCAGGGTTCAGGACAGCTAGAGCTGACGAGTATGAGACCTCAGGAAGTGACAAGGATGGTCGCTACCAGAGAATTCGAAGATGGAACCCAAGTTCTGAATGAGACTTTGGGAGATTTTGACCAGGTTTTAG GATCAAATGAAACTGAGTTTGAGAACATAACTGCTTTCAACAACATGCTGAACGACACGTGGATCGACCTCATTACTGTTCTAGACTTGATGACGCAGAGGAAG TACGACAACGCCTCAGCAGTACACGCGCTGACAGCAGCGTACCGCTACACTCATCAGCAGCAGAAGAGGCTGAAGATTCTATCACAGTCCATGAAGAAACCGTTCATTGCTGTTGAAGGCCTAGACAGAGAAA AAAGGAACACCCTGGCCAAAAGACTGGCTCTGCATCTACAAGGCTATGTGGTAAACAATCCTCCAGAGACATTCGATGCAGTGTACCGGAACCTCCCTGACAACTCTACTATTCTCTCCAACGGATTCTATGTCCTGAGCACCTACATCGCCGCACTCCATGTTAGATACGTCACTCGGAAATCCCCTGCCATCGTGCCTGG CTTCTGGCTTGGAAGAGCTGCTTATATGATAGCGAAAAACTTCCCGGAGGAACCTCCTCCTTACAAATCCAAGTTCTGGACCTGGCCCCGAGATCTGCTTAAGCCTAGCGTCATATTCTACCTCACCGACAGATTCTCCCTTCACCAATTTGCTGATCATCAGTTTGTGAAAAG ATATCTACATATATTTAACAACTGGGACGATCCGAAATGTATCCCCATCACCAACACGCAGTCAGTTGAGACTATGATGGAAGAGATTCATCCTTACTTAAGAGaattgttactttaa
- the LOC124353648 gene encoding uncharacterized protein LOC124353648 yields MEEDPFKEIADENIQKVLEVLKKNFPRHFLLHQYVMIMSNQKNNSQIKQYLYRHGDLEHGVYLVQTVFEIDPEELSLFFIYTTSNDLTVLNAVLSKTSKIPWRGKGFIFEVTMDRFTPIIGKAFVAKGLRCIVQHYSLMWLPPSVKVSVPDVPSGTSLRPLTEKHATEVAKNWPYFPGSEKFLGLEISSYLGLGIFRKSDDKLLCSALTYHSGGVFMLYTEPEVRRRGYGDLIIRHIVKEIRQRGWTPFCTVFPNNTPSLNLVGRIGFVEFDKADYIFPLQFFKQVSDNPLKQS; encoded by the coding sequence ATGGAAGAAGATCCTTTCAAGGAAATCGCTGATGAAAATATCCAAAAAGTTTTGGAAGTGTTGAAGAAAAACTTTCCTCGTCATTTTCTTCTTCATCAGTACGTAATGATCATGAGTAATCAGAAGAATAACTCACAAATCAAACAGTACCTCTACCGACATGGGGATTTAGAGCATGGGGTTTACCTAGTTCAAACTGTATTTGAAATAGATCCAGAGGAATTGAGTCTCTTCTTTATTTACACAACATCAAACGATCTGACAGTTTTAAACGCTGTACTTTCGAAGACATCCAAGATTCCCTGGCGCGGTAAAGGTTTCATTTTCGAAGTGACGATGGACAGGTTTACTCCAATCATTGGTAAGGCTTTTGTTGCAAAAGGGTTGCGATGTATAGTCCAGCATTACTCTCTCATGTGGCTGCCTCCTAGCGTTAAAGTAAGCGTACCAGACGTTCCATCAGGAACATCTTTAAGACCTTTGACTGAAAAACACGCCACCGAGGTGGCGAAGAACTGGCCGTATTTTCCTGGATCAGAGAAGTTCTTGGGATTAGAAATTTCGTCCTACCTTGGGCTCGGAATCTTCAGGAAAAGTGATGACAAATTATTGTGTTCCGCTCTAACTTATCATTCCGGAGGTGTTTTCATGTTGTACACTGAACCAGAAGTTAGACGTAGAGGTTATGGTGATTTAATTATAAGGCACATCGTCAAGGAGATCCGTCAACGAGGCTGGACACCCTTCTGTACGGTATTCCCAAATAATACACCGTCGCTGAATTTGGTAGGAAGAATTGGTTTTGTAGAATTTGACAAGGCTGATTATATTTTCCCACTCCAATTTTTCAAACAAGTTTCAGATAACCCATTAAAACAAAGTTGA
- the LOC124353649 gene encoding UMP-CMP kinase 2, mitochondrial-like isoform X2 has translation MSFADALSEYTDPKFQSDDNVQGLLRIFRTNCPTYFGKCQDRKITSRHVFVAVEGTHRITRNIVSNKLAARLRGNHMFSPPAFMTRTRLVHNDTDGMKRAFFMLGIYATAHIVRDAISELPVVTAGYYVDQIAFSIASAFQHELPNRKSVLYKWPKDLLKPDIMFFINTPSQLTKKTIDLFTFRGRIVQIYRNWEQPPPVVEVNNTNVYEGMVDLMIDTIRKKLNYEGSPIPVAESDDINCYFYN, from the exons ATGTCTTTCGCAGATGCATTATCCGAGTATACAGATCCAAAG TTTCAGAGCGATGACAATGTCCAGGGTCTGCTTAGAATATTCAGGACGAATTGTCCCACATATTTCGGCAAGTGCCAGGATAGAAAGATAACCTCAAGACACGTATTTGTGGCGGTGGAAGGAACCCACAGAATTA CCAGGAACATAGTCTCCAACAAGTTGGCCGCAAGACTCAGAGGGAACCACATGTTCTCCCCGCCAGCCTTCATGACTCGTACAAGACTCGTCCACAACGACACTGACGGGATGAAACGTGCTTTCTTCATGCTTGGTATATACGCTACTGCGCACATTGTCAGAGACGCCATCTCTGAACTTCCCGTCGTTACTGCAGG GTACTACGTCGACCAGATCGCGTTCAGCATTGCTAGTGCGTTCCAGCACGAGTTGCCGAACCGCAAGTCAGTATTATACAAGTGGCCTAAGGATCTCCTGAAGCCAGACATCATGTTCTTCATCAACACGCCTTCGCAACTGACCAAAAAGACTATCGACCTTTTCACATTCAGGGGAAG GATCGTGCAGATCTACCGAAACTGGGAACAACCACCTCCTGTGGTGGAGGTGAACAACACAAATGTATACGAAGGAATGGTGGATCTCATGATTGACACGATCAGAAAAAAGCTGAACTACGAGGGATCGCCGATCCCAGTTGCAGAGAGTGACGATATAAACTGTTATTTCTACAACTGA
- the LOC124353651 gene encoding uncharacterized protein LOC124353651 isoform X2, producing MFCCDTFRRIYTLTLISQLWFLGISSNYTEYEVGMSSVNTTEVPDIPWFTDGGPCYSLKTALDIFSRDLYNSDHGVRVLLDNFYANVAQMKRSPPLTPYRKPFIVIEGMQRRIRYIITRKVARYLKGMEVYNPPPGYLELRSWFNNSSSLRRAYFALCVYIAANNVKMTLPFRAAVMSGYWLDQATFALAKKYKPQLPPDDSPEWKWPSDLLKPDLIFYLNNRDDILPMTYPYYTTKKPDPIKDTILEIFKKWRDPKPIFIKNSTRYRDIVAEMIPYINQMLYSWRA from the exons ATGTTTTGTTGTGATACGTTCAGACGTATTTATACTTTGACTCTGATTAGCCAACTGTGGTTTCTCGGTATCAGTAGTAACTACACGGAATATGAAGTCG gaATGTCAAGCGTCAACACCACTGAGGTTCCTGATATTCCATGGTTCACGGACGGAGGACCTTGTTACTCCTTAAAAACAGCTTTGGACATTTTTTCTAGAGATCTT tacaactCGGACCACGGTGTGAGAGTTCTCCTGGATAACTTTTATGCGAATGTAGCTCAAATGAAAAGATCACCGCCTCTCACGCCTTACAGGAAACCCTTCATTGTCATAGAGGGCATGCAAAGGCGAA TACGGTACATCATCACCCGGAAGGTCGCCAGGTACCTGAAGGGTATGGAAGTGTACAATCCACCCCCTGGCTACTTGGAGCTTAGGTCGTGGTTCAACAACAGTTCCTCCCTCCGCCGCGCCTACTTCGCGCTCTGTGTCTACATCGCAGCCAACAACGTGAAGATGACGCTTCCGTTCAGGGCTGCAGTCATGTCAGG GTATTGGCTGGATCAAGCGACCTTTGCTCTGGCCAAGAAGTACAAGCCTCAACTGCCACCTGATGACTCACCCGAGTGGAAGTGGCCGTCCGATCTTCTTAAACCGGATTTAATATTCTACCTCAACAACCGCGATGACATACTGCCGATGACGTACCCTTACTACACCACTAAGAAGCCCGATCCTATCAAAGACAC AATTTTGGAGATCTTCAAGAAGTGGCGCGATCCAAAACCAATCTT
- the LOC124353649 gene encoding UMP-CMP kinase 2, mitochondrial-like isoform X1 codes for MDCMWYAPSFRRIYVTFAVGFLFFLDPAFSYFDDEDHLLAVRQRGGYMSFADALSEYTDPKFQSDDNVQGLLRIFRTNCPTYFGKCQDRKITSRHVFVAVEGTHRITRNIVSNKLAARLRGNHMFSPPAFMTRTRLVHNDTDGMKRAFFMLGIYATAHIVRDAISELPVVTAGYYVDQIAFSIASAFQHELPNRKSVLYKWPKDLLKPDIMFFINTPSQLTKKTIDLFTFRGRIVQIYRNWEQPPPVVEVNNTNVYEGMVDLMIDTIRKKLNYEGSPIPVAESDDINCYFYN; via the exons ATGGACTGTATGTGGTATGCTCCTTCATTCCGACGTATTTATGTGACGTTTGCTGTaggatttcttttctttttagaTCCTGCATTCTCATACTTTGACGATGAAG ACCACCTGCTTGCAGTCAGACAGCGAGGGGGCTATATGTCTTTCGCAGATGCATTATCCGAGTATACAGATCCAAAG TTTCAGAGCGATGACAATGTCCAGGGTCTGCTTAGAATATTCAGGACGAATTGTCCCACATATTTCGGCAAGTGCCAGGATAGAAAGATAACCTCAAGACACGTATTTGTGGCGGTGGAAGGAACCCACAGAATTA CCAGGAACATAGTCTCCAACAAGTTGGCCGCAAGACTCAGAGGGAACCACATGTTCTCCCCGCCAGCCTTCATGACTCGTACAAGACTCGTCCACAACGACACTGACGGGATGAAACGTGCTTTCTTCATGCTTGGTATATACGCTACTGCGCACATTGTCAGAGACGCCATCTCTGAACTTCCCGTCGTTACTGCAGG GTACTACGTCGACCAGATCGCGTTCAGCATTGCTAGTGCGTTCCAGCACGAGTTGCCGAACCGCAAGTCAGTATTATACAAGTGGCCTAAGGATCTCCTGAAGCCAGACATCATGTTCTTCATCAACACGCCTTCGCAACTGACCAAAAAGACTATCGACCTTTTCACATTCAGGGGAAG GATCGTGCAGATCTACCGAAACTGGGAACAACCACCTCCTGTGGTGGAGGTGAACAACACAAATGTATACGAAGGAATGGTGGATCTCATGATTGACACGATCAGAAAAAAGCTGAACTACGAGGGATCGCCGATCCCAGTTGCAGAGAGTGACGATATAAACTGTTATTTCTACAACTGA
- the LOC124353651 gene encoding uncharacterized protein LOC124353651 isoform X1 — MFCCDSFRRIYTLTLISQLWFLGISSNYTEYEVGMSSVNTTEVPDIPWFTDGGPCYSLKTALDIFSRDLYNSDHGVRVLLDNFYANVAQMKRSPPLTPYRKPFIVIEGMQRRIRYIITRKVARYLKGMEVYNPPPGYLELRSWFNNSSSLRRAYFALCVYIAANNVKMTLPFRAAVMSGYWLDQATFALAKKYKPQLPPDDSPEWKWPSDLLKPDLIFYLNNRDDILPMTYPYYTTKKPDPIKDTILEIFKKWRDPKPIFIKNSTRYRDIVAEMIPYINQMLYSWRA, encoded by the exons ATGTTTTGTTGTGATTCGTTCAGACGTATTTATACTTTGACTCTGATTAGCCAACTGTGGTTTCTCGGTATCAGTAGTAACTACACGGAATATGAAGTCG gaATGTCAAGCGTCAACACCACTGAGGTTCCTGATATTCCATGGTTCACGGACGGAGGACCTTGTTACTCCTTAAAAACAGCTTTGGACATTTTTTCTAGAGATCTT tacaactCGGACCACGGTGTGAGAGTTCTCCTGGATAACTTTTATGCGAATGTAGCTCAAATGAAAAGATCACCGCCTCTCACGCCTTACAGGAAACCCTTCATTGTCATAGAGGGCATGCAAAGGCGAA TACGGTACATCATCACCCGGAAGGTCGCCAGGTACCTGAAGGGTATGGAAGTGTACAATCCACCCCCTGGCTACTTGGAGCTTAGGTCGTGGTTCAACAACAGTTCCTCCCTCCGCCGCGCCTACTTCGCGCTCTGTGTCTACATCGCAGCCAACAACGTGAAGATGACGCTTCCGTTCAGGGCTGCAGTCATGTCAGG GTATTGGCTGGATCAAGCGACCTTTGCTCTGGCCAAGAAGTACAAGCCTCAACTGCCACCTGATGACTCACCCGAGTGGAAGTGGCCGTCCGATCTTCTTAAACCGGATTTAATATTCTACCTCAACAACCGCGATGACATACTGCCGATGACGTACCCTTACTACACCACTAAGAAGCCCGATCCTATCAAAGACAC AATTTTGGAGATCTTCAAGAAGTGGCGCGATCCAAAACCAATCTT